The following proteins are co-located in the Doryrhamphus excisus isolate RoL2022-K1 chromosome 15, RoL_Dexc_1.0, whole genome shotgun sequence genome:
- the LOC131103739 gene encoding migration and invasion enhancer 1-like gives MGVVTIKVEYCGNUGYGPRYQELARVVKAEFPDAEVSGFVGRRASFEIVINGQLIFSKLELGGFPYEDDVLGTIQKAYDGHSLQKITKSRAPCVIM, from the exons atgGGAGTGGTAACAATAAAAGTGGAATACTG TGGCAACTGAGGCTACGGGCCCCGCTATCAGGAGCTCGCCCGGGTTGTCAAGGCCGAGTTTCCTGATGCGGAGGTGTCGGGCTTTGTGGGGAGGAGAG CCAGCTTTGAGATTGTCATCAACGGGCAGCTGATTTTCTCCAAATTGGAGCTCGGAGGATTCCCCTACGAGGATGAT GTGTTGGGCACCATCCAGAAAGCGTACGACGGCCACTCCTTGCAGAAGATCACCAAGAGCCGCGCGCCCTGCGTCATCATGTAG
- the ubtf gene encoding nucleolar transcription factor 1 has product MNGDMETTCDIAWAQDDLLQLLEAMKVALPQKDLTKYKTSESHLDWQKVAFNSYTAEMCKQKWQEVSKEIRKFRTLTELIFDAQDYIKNPYKGKKIKKHPDFPKKPLTPYFRFFMEKRAKYAKLHPEMSNLDLTKILSKKYRELPDKKKKKYVDDFLRDKETFMHSMMRFREEHPDLVESMTKKSSNVPEKPKTPQQLWYTHEKKAFLKGHPDATTKDIKDCLGKQWTQLSDKKRLKWIAKSLEQQKLYEGTMREYIQQHPELNLTQGDIVKSTLTKAERHLKDKSDGRPDKPPPNGYSMFCAELMSSMKDVPSTERMVMCSQRWKLLKQNEKDAYQKRCEQRKKEYEIEMNRFLSSLSEEEQQRVLGEDKVGFKRGSVANSPASKKKNSKAKVTPEKPKRPISAMFIFSEEKRPKLHQERPDLSDSELTRLLARMWNELPDKKKEKYKRLEAVLKAESEKKEDRSLPDPPKTAQDIWQQSVIGDYLARFKNDRPKAQKAMEATWSTMEKKEKIMWIKKAAEDQKRYERDLCEMRSPVATAVASGKKMKFEGEPKKPPSNGYQKFSQEMLSNGELNHLPMKERMTEIGSRWQRLPLKDKDRYKKIAEEMQRQYKVLLEQWLASVSSQVRNTYKEYNSQKRKSTAKPGGPKAKAKKSDTEEEEEEDDDEDDDDDEDQDRASSDGASSSEDEEEEEEEEEDDDENDKEDEDDDDEDDDEVEDKENKSEDSSSESNSGDSSDTESD; this is encoded by the exons ATGAATGGAGACATGGAGACAACATGCGACATAG ccTGGGCACAGGATGACCTCCTCCAGCTGCTGGAAGCCATGAAGGTGGCCCTGCCCCAAAAAGACCTGACCAAATACAAGACGTCAGAGTCCCACCTGGACTGGCAGAAGGTGGCCTTCAATTCCTACACTGCCGAGATGTGCAAGCAGAAGTGGCAGGAGGTTTCTAAAGAG ATCCGTAAATTCAGAACCTTAACGGAGCTCATATTTGATGCTCAGGACTACATCAAGAACCCATATAAAGGCAAGAAAATAAAG AAACATCCGGATTTCCCCAAGAAGCCCCTGACGCCATACTTCCGCTTCTTCATGGAGAAGCGGGCCAAGTATGCAAAGTTGCACCCGGAGATGAGCAACTTGGATCTGACCAAGATCCTGTCCAAGAAGTACAGAGAGCTGCCcgacaaaaaaaag AAAAAATATGTGGACGACTTCCTGCGGGATAAAGAGACATTTATGCACAGCATGATGAGGTTCAG GGAAGAACACCCCGACCTTGTGGAGAGCATGACCAAGAAAAGCTCAAATGTCCCCGAGAAGCCAAAAACGCCCCAACAGCTGTGGTACACCCACGAGAAGAAGGCTTTCCTCAAAGGCCACCCGGAT GCCACCACCAAAGACATCAAGGACTGCCTGGGCAAACAGTGGACGCAGCTGTCGGACAAAAAGAGACTCAAGTGGATCGCCAAGTCGTTGGAGCAGCAGAAACTGTATGAG GGGACAATGCGAGAATACATCCAACAGCACCCGGAATTGAACCTGACCCAGGGGGATATCGTCAAGTCCACACTGACCAAAGCCGAGAGGCACCTGAAGGACAAATCTGATGGGCGGCCTGACAAACCTCCACC GAACGGCTACTCCATGTTCTGCGCCGAGCTGATGTCCAGCATGAAAGACGTGCCCAGCACGGAGCGCATGGTGATGTGCAGCCAGCGGTGGAAGCTGCTCAAGCAGAACGAGAAGGACGCCTACCAGAAGCGCTGTGAACAG AGGAAGAAGGAGTATGAAATAGAGATGAACAGATTCCTCAGC AGTTTGTCTGAGGAGGAGCAGCAGCGGGTCCTCGGCGAGGACAAGGTCGGCTTCAAGAGAGGCAGCGTGGCCAACAGCCCCGCGTCCAAAAAGAAGAACTCTAAAGCCAAG GTCACCCCAGAAAAACCCAAGAGGCCCATCTCCGCCATGTTCATCTTTTCGGAGGAGAAGCGCCCCAAACTGCACCAGGAGCGCCCAGATCTCTCCGACAGCGAGCTCACCAGGCTCCTGGCGCGCATGTGGAACGAGCTGCCGGACAAGAAGAAG GAGAAGTACAAACGACTGGAGGCCGTCCTGAAGGCGGAGTCTGAGAAGAAGGAGGATCGCAGTCTGCCGGACCCGCCCAAGACGGCGCAGGACATCTGGCAGCAGAGCGTCATCGGAGACTACCTGGCGAGATTTAAG AACGACCGTCCAAAGGCCCAGAAAGCTATGGAAGCCACTTGGAGCACcatggagaagaaggagaagatcATGTGGATAAAAAAAGCAGCAGAGGACCAGAAACGATACGAG CGAGACCTGTGTGAGATGCGCTCGCCCGTCGCCACCGCCGTGGCCTCGGGGAAGAAGATGAAGTTTGAGGGCGAACCCAAGAAGCCGCCGTC GAACGGATATCAAAAGTTCTCCCAGGAGATGTTGTCCAACGGAGAGCTCAACCACCTCCCCATGAAGGAGAGGATGACGGAGATCGGCAGCCGCTGGCAGAGGTTACCCCTGAAGGACAAGGACCGCTACAAGAAGATCGCGGAGGAGATGCAGAGGCAGTACAAAGTGCTGCTGGAGCAGTGGCTTGCT AGCGTGTCTTCTCAAGTGAGGAACACGTACAAAGAATATAATTCTCAG AAAAGGAAAAGTACGGCCAAACCAGGTGGACCCAAGGCCAAAGCCAAGAAATCC GAcacagaggaagaggaggaggaagacgacgacgaagatgacgacgacgacgaggatCAGGACAGGGCTTCCTCCGACGGCGCCTCCTCCAGcgaggatgaagaggaagaagaggaggaggaagaagatgatgatgagaatGAC AAGGAAGAcgaagacgacgacgacgaagaCGACGACGAGGTGGAGGACAAAGAGAACAAGTCGGAAGACAGCAGCAGCGAGTCGAATTCGGGGGACTCGTCGGACACCGAATCGGACTGA
- the slc4a1a gene encoding solute carrier family 4 member 1a (Diego blood group) — translation MENTFSFDEALDLSYEDNDAALPSALTMTPIDLRGVEMGMKPDDDDDEAPVETYNIPIDSDAFLNLNTNATTRGDAQAYVELNELQGNTWQETGRWVGYEENFNAATGKWSSSHVSYLTFKSLIQLRKTMSTGAVIFDLNASSLSAVAEKVADELLGKNEIRSSDRDSVLRALLMRRSQIGGPEVTPAGDIQMQTFSVSQKRDTSDNMEASIVLTGVLEILEKPVVAFVRLKDSVVMESTLECPVPVRFVFVLLGPSQSGVDYSESGRAMGALMADWVFCLEAFLAETDKDLTNAIADFMDCSIVIPPTEIQDQGMLEPIIKFQKKMLQERLRPNDTRLAFGDRVKIDKAPEPPREDPLARTGIPFGGMVKDISRRYRHYISDYTDGLNAQVLAAVIFIYFAALSPAITFGGLLADKTERMMGVSELMISTSIQGVIFCIIAAQPVLVLGFSGPLLLFEEAFYAFCKSQGIEYIVGRIWVGMWLVVIVVIIVAVEGSFLVRFISRFTQEIFSILISLIFIYETFFKLFKIFKAHPLILNYDKLNDSLEDPFHHGVPKNPAFNASNETSPGSAAGIKAYPNTALLSMCLMLGCFFIAYFLRLFKNGTFLPGPLRRLIGDFGVPIAIFVMIAVDINIKDTYTQKLVVPRGVQVTNPQARGWFINPMGEKKPFPVWMMAASCVPALLVFILIFLESQITTLIISKPERKMVKGSGFHFDLLLLVIMGGISSIFGVPWLSAATVRSVTHANALTVMSKGPKPEIEKVVEQRISGILVAILVGVSIYMEPILKMIPMTALFGIFLYMGVTSLNGIQMWDRMLLLITPKKYYPSDAYATRVTPMRMHMFTLIQLVCLAVLWVVKMSPLSLALPFILLLTVPLRMGMTGTLFTTLEMKCLDADDAKVKIEEDVGEDVYNESPLP, via the exons ATGGAAAACACGTTCAGTTTCGACGAG GCTTTGGACTTGTCATATGAAGACAATGATGCAGCCCTCCCCTCGGCACTGACAAT GACTCCGATAGACCTCCGCGGTGTGGAGATGGGGATGAAACCtgacgacgatgacgacgaAGCACCCGTAGAAACGTATAACATCCCCATCGATTCAGATG CCTTCCTCAACCTCAACACCAACGCCACCACCAGAGGAGACGCACAG gCGTACGTGGAGCTGAACGAGCTGCAAGGAAACACATGGCAGGAGACGGGTCGCTGGGTGGGCTACGAGGAGAACTTCAACGCCGCCACGGGGAAGTGGAGTTCTTCTCACGTGTCCTACCTGACCTTCAAGAGTCTCATCCAGCTACGCAAGACCATGAGCACAG GTGCCGTCATCTTCGACCTGAACGCCAGCAGTCTGTCCGCGGTGGCCGAGAAGGTGGCCGACGAGCTCCTCGGCAAGAACGAGATCCGATCCAGCGATCGGGACTCCGTGCTCAGAGCTCTCCTCATGAGACGCAG CCAAATTGGGGGGCCAGAGGTCACCCCCGCAGGAGACATCCAGATGCAGACTTTTTCAGTTTCTCAGAAG AGAGACACCTCTGACAACATGGAGGCGTCCATCGTTCTCACGG GTGTCTTGGAGATCCTGGAGAAGCCGGTGGTGGCTTTTGTCCGACTGAAAGACTCCGTGGTGATGGAGTCCACCCTGGAGTGTCCCGTTCCGGTCCGCTTCGTTTTTGTCCTGTTGGGTCCCAGCCAGAGTGGGGTGGACTACAGTGAGAGCGGGCGCGCCATGGGGGCTCTCATGGCCGACTGG GTGTTCTGCTTGGAGGCTTTCCTGGCCGAGACTGACAAAGACCTGACCAACGCTATCGCCGACTTCATGGACTGCAGCATCGTCATCCCCCCCACCGAGATCCAGGACCAGGGTATGCTTGAGCCCATCATCAAGTTCCAGAAGAAGATGCTGCAGGAGAGACTCCGCCCCAACGACACCCGTCTCGCTTTTGGTGACCGGGTGAAAA TTGATAAAGCTCCAGAACCTCCAAGAGAAGACCCTCTGGCCCGCACCGGGATCCCCTTTGGGGGGATGGTGAAAGACATCAGCCGTCGGTACCGCCACTACATCAGCGACTACACGGACGGTCTTAACGCTCAGGTCCTGGCGGCGGTCATCTTCATCTACTTCGCCGCCCTGTCGCCGGCCATCACCTTTGGAGGTCTTCTAG CCGACAAAACCGAGAGGATGATGGGCGTGTCGGAGCTGATGATCTCCACCAGCATCCAGGGTGTCATCTTCTGCATCATCGCCGCCCAGCCCGTACTCGTCCTCGGCTTCTCTGGACCGCTCCTGCTCTTCGAGGAGGCCTTCTACGCC TTCTGCAAGTCTCAGGGAATCGAATACATAGTGGGACGCATCTGGGTGGGCATGTGGCTGGTGGTCATCGTGGTCATCATCGTGGCCGTGGAAGGCAGCTTCCTGGTGCGCTTCATCTCCCGCTTCACCCAGGAAATCTTTTCCATCCTCATCTCTCTCATCTTCATCTACGAGACCTTCTTTAAGCTCTTCAAG ATCTTCAAGGCCCACCCCTTGATTCTGAACTACGATAAGCTCAACGACTCTTTGGAAGACCCCTTCCACCATGGCGTCCCAAAGAATCCCGCCTTCAACGCCAGCAACGAGACCAGCCCTGGGTCCGCGGCGGGGATAAAGGCCTATCCCAACACCGCCCTGCTGTCCATGTGCCTCATGCTGGGATGCTTCTTCATCGCCTACTTCCTGCGCCTCTTCAAGAACGGCACCTTCCTGCCCGGCCCG CTGCGACGTTTGATCGGCGATTTCGGCGTCCCCATCGCTATTTTTGTCATGATCGCTGTGGACATCAACATTAAGGACACGTACACGCAG AAACTTGTGGTGCCGAGAGGTGTCCAGGTGACCAACCCACAGGCCCGAGGCTGGTTTATCAACCCCATGGGAGAAAAGAAGCCCTTCCCCGTCTGGATGATGGCCGCCTCCTGTGTCCCGGCGCTCCTCgtcttcatcctcatcttccTGGAGTCCCAGATCACCAC GCTGATCATCAGCAAACCGGAAAGGAAGATGGTGAAAGGGTCCGGCTTCCATTTTGACTTGCTCCTCCTCGTCATCATGGGTGGCATCTCCTCCATATTCGGGGTGCCCTGGCTGAGTGCCGCTACCGTGCGCTCCGTCACCCACGCCAACGCGCTCACCGTCATGTCCAAGGGCCCCAAACCGGAGATAGAAAAGGTGGTGGAGCAGAGGATCAGCGGCATTCTGGTGGCCATCTTGGTTG GTGTGTCTATTTACATGGAGCCCATCCTGAAGATGATCCCAATGACGGCCTTGTTTGGCATCTTCCTCTACATGGGTGTCACGTCCCTGAATGGCATCCAAATGTGGGATCGGATGCTTCTGTTGATCACGCCCAAGAAGTATTACCCATCGGATGCCTACGCCACAAGG GTGACCCCCATGCGGATGCACATGTTCACCCTGATCCAGCTGGTGTGCCTGGCCGTCCTGTGGGTGGTGAAGATGAGCCCCTTGTCGCTGGCGCTgcccttcatcctcctcctcaccgTGCCCCTGCGTATGGGGATGACCGGCACGCTCTTCACAACTTTGGAGATGAAATGT CTGGATGCGGACGATGCCAAGGTGAAGATTGAGGAGGATGTCGGGGAGGACGTGTACAATGAGTCTCCATTGCCTtga